From the Leifsonia sp. AG29 genome, one window contains:
- a CDS encoding CDP-alcohol phosphatidyltransferase family protein, translating to MSAPGDAGRGVRPTSIAELKAVAQPPEVRGRRNAEHWTASLYLRNLSPYLTWLLLKTSISANGVTGLMILTGWATAASLLIPGIGGAALALVLGQLQMLVDCCDGEVARWRRTSSPAGIFLDNVGHYTTETLIAIVLGIRAAGYPFEAPQDFLWTNLGTLLALVIVLNKALNDMVRVARANAGLPKLADTQAEYAPTHGLIAGLRRAARFLPFHRLYHSVELTILIFLFSIVGLFIGATLADRILLSVLVPLSILAVVGHFVTIMASRRVRG from the coding sequence ATGTCCGCACCAGGAGACGCCGGCCGAGGCGTCCGCCCCACGTCGATCGCCGAGCTGAAGGCCGTCGCGCAGCCGCCCGAGGTCCGGGGCCGGCGCAACGCCGAGCACTGGACGGCATCCCTGTACCTGCGCAACCTGTCCCCGTACCTCACGTGGCTCCTGCTCAAAACGTCGATCTCGGCGAACGGCGTCACCGGGCTGATGATCCTCACCGGCTGGGCCACCGCCGCCAGCCTGCTGATCCCCGGGATCGGGGGCGCCGCGCTCGCCCTGGTGCTCGGGCAGCTCCAGATGCTCGTCGACTGCTGCGACGGAGAGGTCGCCCGGTGGAGGCGCACCTCGTCTCCGGCCGGGATCTTCCTCGACAACGTGGGCCACTACACGACGGAGACGCTGATCGCGATCGTGCTCGGAATCCGGGCGGCCGGCTACCCGTTCGAGGCGCCGCAGGACTTCCTGTGGACCAACCTCGGCACCCTGCTGGCTCTCGTCATCGTGCTCAACAAGGCGCTCAACGACATGGTGCGCGTCGCGCGGGCCAACGCAGGTCTGCCGAAGCTCGCCGACACGCAGGCCGAGTACGCGCCCACCCACGGCCTCATCGCCGGTCTGCGCCGGGCGGCCCGGTTCCTGCCCTTCCACCGCCTGTACCACTCGGTGGAGCTCACGATCCTGATCTTCCTCTTCTCGATCGTCGGGCTGTTCATCGGTGCGACGCTGGCGGACCGCATCCTGCTCTCGGTGCTCGTCCCGCTGTCGATCCTGGCCGTCGTCGGCCACTTCGTCACGATCATGGCCTCGCGGAGGGTTCGTGGCTGA
- a CDS encoding glycosyltransferase family 2 protein, producing MPDDLANTLPGVSYVMPVLNEVTHVRAAVDSLLAQDYTGPFEVTIALGPSMDGTNELVEELAAVDSRIRVVDNVVGSTPAGLNMAIRASRYPIVIRVDAHSVLPPDYARIAVETVLETGADNVGGLMDAQGTTPFERAVARVYGSRVGLGGTKLHVGGEAGPAETVYLGVFRRDRLVEVGLFDEEIKRGQDWELNRRIRAGGGVVWFTPRLRVTYRPRPNLYRLARQFLSTGIWRGELARRFPASNGLRYFAPPVMVVGVAIGTLLGLAGVVQALLGATPWLLIGFAAPALYLVIDVVSALVWGRRDGLRPLLWFLVVLPCIHFTWGIGFILGYLSLTRNITAHTGR from the coding sequence ATGCCGGACGACCTTGCGAACACCCTCCCCGGTGTGTCCTACGTCATGCCCGTGCTGAACGAGGTCACTCACGTCCGCGCCGCGGTCGACAGCCTCCTCGCGCAGGACTACACGGGGCCGTTCGAGGTCACGATCGCCCTCGGTCCCAGCATGGACGGCACGAACGAGCTCGTGGAGGAGCTCGCCGCGGTCGACTCGCGCATCCGGGTGGTCGACAACGTCGTGGGCTCGACGCCGGCCGGGCTCAACATGGCGATCCGCGCCTCCCGCTACCCGATCGTGATCCGCGTCGACGCGCACAGCGTGCTCCCGCCCGACTACGCGCGGATCGCGGTCGAGACCGTGCTCGAGACCGGCGCCGACAACGTGGGCGGCCTGATGGACGCGCAGGGCACGACGCCGTTCGAGCGCGCGGTGGCCCGGGTCTACGGAAGCAGGGTCGGTCTCGGGGGGACGAAGCTGCACGTCGGCGGCGAGGCCGGGCCGGCCGAGACGGTCTACCTCGGCGTGTTCCGGCGCGACCGGTTGGTCGAGGTCGGGCTGTTCGACGAGGAGATCAAGCGGGGCCAGGACTGGGAGCTCAACCGCCGGATCCGCGCCGGCGGCGGCGTCGTGTGGTTCACGCCGCGCCTCCGGGTCACCTACCGGCCGCGCCCCAACCTGTACCGCCTGGCCCGGCAGTTCCTCTCCACGGGGATCTGGCGCGGCGAACTGGCACGCCGCTTCCCCGCCTCCAACGGGCTGCGCTACTTCGCGCCGCCGGTGATGGTCGTCGGCGTCGCGATCGGTACGCTCCTCGGCCTCGCCGGGGTGGTGCAGGCCCTCCTCGGCGCGACGCCGTGGCTGCTGATCGGGTTCGCAGCGCCGGCGCTCTACCTCGTGATCGACGTGGTCTCGGCCCTCGTCTGGGGTCGCCGCGACGGCCTTCGCCCGCTCCTGTGGTTTCTCGTAGTCTTGCCCTGCATCCACTTCACGTGGGGGATCGGCTTCATCCTCGGATACCTGTCGCTCACCCGCAACATCACGGCCCACACCGGAAGGTAG
- a CDS encoding sensor histidine kinase, with translation MTMDRLLSRLSFDSPSPLIKQVPIVVAFVLALILTYSVDGVAPTRLPAYIVGSVLVIALATVLAAAVPWSRIHPGWVVIVPVLSLLAVGLFRLGTGGAASPAGVLILIPFVFIAGEEGRRNIVIAALSTFVVLLIPLFIADVLTTPADNVRAILSPFVYLILAIIVNELSHRSRVQLAAANAAAAQREELLQQAVKAQDELVLNEARLKTANRLIQSIWNAVTEQSVIGTDLDGVIDVWNPGAEKMLGLTEQQVVGARRHVTEFHLTSELEERLRGLDPRFTTLASAEDFSALVDTVRAGSADVRDWTYVRPDGKLVPVQVAATPRLDENGHRVGFIFVATDMTQAREFARLKDEFVGLISHELRTPLSSILGYLELMRDDEDSPLSDEQLQYLGVAERNAHRLLKLVGDLLFTAQVESGRFPIDIRDAELGSVVTASIETATPVAAAAGVTLLTDVPDEPVDVRGDTIRLGQAVDNLISNAVKFTPRGGTVTVSLRRDGGEAVIAVTDTGIGIPAVELSSLSQRFFRASTATRNAVPGVGLGLTITKAIVTAHGGRLDIASEEGAGTSISLHLPVDTPVPVSDALPSAEAAR, from the coding sequence ATGACCATGGACCGCCTGCTGAGCCGGCTCTCCTTCGACTCGCCGTCGCCGCTGATCAAGCAGGTGCCGATCGTCGTCGCGTTCGTCCTCGCGCTCATCCTGACCTACTCGGTCGACGGCGTCGCACCGACCCGCCTCCCGGCGTACATCGTGGGGAGCGTGCTGGTGATCGCGCTGGCCACGGTGCTCGCGGCCGCCGTCCCGTGGAGCCGGATCCACCCCGGCTGGGTCGTCATCGTGCCCGTGCTGTCGCTGCTCGCCGTCGGCCTCTTCCGGCTCGGAACGGGCGGCGCCGCGTCGCCCGCCGGGGTGCTGATCCTGATCCCGTTCGTCTTCATCGCGGGGGAGGAGGGCCGCAGGAACATCGTCATCGCCGCCCTGAGCACCTTCGTGGTCCTGCTGATCCCGCTCTTCATCGCGGACGTCCTCACGACCCCGGCCGACAACGTCCGCGCGATCCTCTCGCCGTTCGTCTACCTGATCCTCGCGATCATCGTGAACGAGCTCTCCCACCGGAGCCGGGTGCAGCTGGCCGCGGCCAATGCGGCCGCGGCGCAGCGGGAGGAGCTCCTCCAGCAGGCCGTGAAGGCGCAGGACGAGCTCGTGCTCAACGAGGCCCGGCTCAAGACGGCGAACCGCCTGATCCAGAGCATCTGGAACGCCGTCACCGAGCAGTCCGTGATCGGAACCGACCTCGACGGGGTCATCGACGTCTGGAACCCGGGCGCCGAGAAGATGCTCGGACTGACCGAGCAGCAGGTCGTCGGCGCCCGGCGGCACGTCACCGAGTTCCACCTGACGTCCGAGCTGGAGGAGCGCCTCCGCGGCCTCGATCCCCGCTTCACGACGCTCGCGAGCGCCGAGGACTTCTCGGCCCTCGTCGACACGGTGAGGGCCGGTTCGGCCGATGTCCGCGACTGGACCTACGTGCGCCCCGATGGGAAGCTCGTCCCCGTGCAGGTGGCGGCCACGCCGCGGCTGGACGAGAACGGGCACCGGGTCGGGTTCATCTTCGTGGCGACCGACATGACGCAGGCGCGCGAGTTCGCCCGCTTGAAGGACGAGTTCGTCGGCCTGATTTCGCACGAGCTGCGGACACCGCTCAGCTCGATCCTCGGCTACCTGGAACTGATGCGGGACGACGAGGACTCGCCGCTCTCCGACGAGCAGCTGCAGTACCTCGGCGTGGCCGAGCGCAACGCGCACCGGCTGCTCAAACTCGTGGGGGACCTGCTCTTCACCGCGCAGGTCGAGTCCGGACGGTTCCCCATCGACATCCGCGACGCCGAGCTCGGGTCGGTGGTCACCGCCTCCATCGAGACGGCCACGCCCGTCGCGGCCGCGGCCGGGGTGACCCTGCTGACCGACGTCCCCGACGAGCCCGTGGACGTCCGCGGCGACACGATCCGTCTCGGGCAGGCCGTCGACAACCTGATCTCGAACGCCGTGAAGTTCACCCCGAGAGGGGGGACGGTCACCGTGTCCCTGCGCCGAGACGGCGGCGAAGCCGTCATAGCCGTGACGGACACCGGCATCGGGATCCCCGCGGTCGAGTTGAGCAGCCTCTCGCAGCGCTTCTTCCGCGCCTCCACCGCCACCCGCAATGCGGTGCCCGGCGTCGGTCTGGGGCTCACGATCACGAAGGCGATCGTCACGGCGCACGGCGGCCGGCTCGACATCGCGAGCGAGGAGGGGGCCGGGACCTCGATCAGCCTGCACCTGCCCGTCGACACGCCGGTCCCCGTGTCCGATGCCCTGCCGAGCGCGGAGGCGGCGAGGTGA
- a CDS encoding ABC transporter ATP-binding protein yields the protein MTPVISVDGLGVRFRRNRGARRSFKDLFSSRTRRARPDDFWALRDVTFRVQPGEAIGVVGRNGQGKSTLLKLVAGVLLPDEGSVAVTEGVAPLIEITGGFVDDLTVRDNVYLTAGLHGMSRAQIDERFDEIIGFAEIGDFVDTPYKHLSSGMKVRIAFSVISQLEEPVLLVDEVLAVGDRGFREKCYKRIEEMLANGRTLFFVSHNEKDLRRFCARGLYLDKGTLVLDGPIEDVLELYNRDYGS from the coding sequence GTGACACCGGTCATCTCCGTCGACGGGCTCGGCGTGCGCTTCCGCCGCAACCGGGGCGCTCGGCGATCGTTCAAGGACCTCTTCTCCTCGCGAACGCGCCGCGCGCGCCCGGACGACTTCTGGGCCCTGCGCGACGTGACCTTCCGGGTGCAGCCCGGCGAGGCGATCGGCGTGGTGGGGAGGAACGGACAGGGCAAGTCGACGCTCCTCAAGCTGGTCGCCGGAGTCCTCCTGCCCGATGAGGGCTCCGTGGCCGTCACGGAGGGCGTCGCGCCGCTGATCGAGATCACGGGCGGCTTCGTCGACGACCTCACGGTGCGGGACAACGTGTACCTGACCGCGGGCCTGCACGGCATGAGCCGGGCGCAGATCGACGAGCGCTTCGACGAGATCATCGGCTTCGCGGAGATCGGCGACTTCGTCGACACCCCGTACAAGCACCTCTCGAGCGGTATGAAGGTGCGCATCGCCTTCTCGGTCATCTCGCAGCTGGAGGAGCCCGTCCTCCTCGTCGACGAGGTCCTGGCCGTGGGCGACCGCGGGTTCCGGGAGAAGTGCTACAAGCGGATCGAGGAGATGCTCGCGAACGGCCGCACCCTCTTCTTCGTGTCGCACAACGAGAAGGACCTTCGGCGGTTCTGCGCCCGCGGCCTCTACCTCGACAAGGGCACGCTGGTGCTCGACGGCCCGATCGAAGACGTCCTCGAGCTCTACAACCGCGACTACGGCAGCTGA
- a CDS encoding S1C family serine protease: protein MTDTPNTPEPAKPAHDADAPSGAEGREAPAAAGQQAAQEPATPDQTAQQPAAPQPTAHDDTAQQPPAPQPTGQQPTAPQPTGQQPTAPQPAYPGQQTQPTQPLHPQPVHPQPYGAQPIGQQGPAQPNYGNGAFGQPSGYAGAQNPYAHGAQPQGYASAPGTTAERPAKKRNTGLIIATLAIGALIGGVAGAGAGVGLYAANSGNDATIKTVSGPQNITVNDANNATTITAVAAKASPSVVTISVTASSSGGTGSGIVLSKDGYVLTNTHVVTLDGQASDVSISVTDNNGKIYTAKVVGTDPTTDLAVIKLDNASDLTPMAWADSSKLNVGDTAVAIGAPLGLSGTVTDGIVSALNRSISIASSAAPKSNDGSNGNGNNGGQSPFNFDFPGQGGSGQQQSSAKGTISLPVVQTDASINPGNSGGALLNTKGELIGVNVAIASASGSSSDSQSGSIGVGFAIPSNLAKRVSDEIIKNGSATHGLLGASVADASSDTKSTTVGALVKEVTSGGAASSAGLKAGDVIVNFNGVPITDATDLTAQVRALPSGASASVTYIRGGQSKSATVTLGSLPAS from the coding sequence ATGACCGACACCCCGAACACCCCGGAGCCCGCGAAGCCCGCGCACGACGCCGACGCCCCGTCGGGCGCGGAGGGTCGGGAGGCGCCGGCGGCCGCCGGCCAGCAGGCGGCGCAGGAGCCGGCCACGCCGGACCAGACCGCTCAGCAGCCGGCGGCGCCGCAGCCGACGGCTCACGACGACACGGCGCAGCAGCCGCCCGCGCCCCAGCCGACGGGGCAGCAGCCGACCGCGCCCCAGCCGACGGGGCAGCAGCCGACCGCGCCCCAGCCCGCGTACCCGGGCCAGCAGACGCAGCCGACCCAGCCGCTTCACCCGCAGCCCGTGCACCCCCAGCCGTACGGCGCGCAGCCGATCGGCCAGCAGGGACCGGCTCAGCCGAACTACGGCAACGGCGCCTTCGGGCAGCCGTCCGGCTACGCCGGCGCTCAGAACCCCTACGCCCACGGTGCTCAGCCCCAGGGCTACGCCTCGGCTCCCGGCACGACCGCCGAGCGGCCGGCCAAGAAGCGCAACACCGGTCTCATCATCGCCACGCTGGCCATCGGCGCGCTCATCGGAGGAGTCGCCGGCGCCGGAGCGGGCGTCGGCCTCTACGCCGCGAACAGCGGCAACGACGCGACGATCAAGACGGTCTCGGGCCCGCAGAACATCACCGTCAACGACGCCAACAACGCGACCACGATCACTGCCGTCGCTGCGAAGGCCTCGCCGAGCGTCGTGACGATCTCGGTCACCGCCTCCAGCTCCGGCGGCACCGGGTCCGGCATCGTCCTCAGCAAAGACGGCTACGTGCTGACCAACACGCACGTGGTGACGCTCGATGGCCAGGCCTCGGATGTCAGCATCAGCGTGACCGACAACAACGGCAAGATCTACACCGCCAAGGTCGTCGGGACCGATCCGACCACCGACCTCGCCGTCATCAAGCTCGACAACGCCAGCGACCTCACCCCGATGGCCTGGGCCGACTCCAGCAAGCTCAACGTCGGCGACACCGCCGTTGCCATCGGGGCCCCGCTCGGGCTGTCGGGAACCGTGACGGACGGCATCGTGTCGGCGCTGAACCGCAGCATCTCGATCGCCTCCTCCGCGGCCCCCAAGTCGAACGACGGCTCCAACGGCAACGGCAACAACGGCGGCCAGAGCCCGTTCAACTTCGACTTCCCGGGTCAGGGCGGCTCGGGGCAGCAGCAGAGCTCGGCCAAGGGCACGATCTCGCTGCCGGTCGTCCAGACCGACGCCTCCATCAACCCGGGCAACTCGGGCGGAGCGCTGCTCAACACCAAGGGCGAGCTGATCGGCGTCAACGTCGCGATCGCCAGCGCCAGCGGCTCGAGCAGCGACAGCCAGTCCGGCAGCATCGGTGTCGGGTTCGCGATCCCGTCGAACCTCGCCAAGCGGGTCTCCGACGAGATCATCAAGAACGGATCCGCGACGCACGGCCTGCTCGGCGCCTCCGTGGCCGACGCCAGCAGCGACACCAAGTCGACGACGGTCGGGGCGCTCGTCAAGGAGGTCACCTCCGGCGGTGCCGCCTCCTCGGCCGGGCTGAAGGCCGGCGACGTCATCGTCAACTTCAACGGCGTCCCGATCACCGACGCGACCGACCTCACGGCGCAGGTCCGGGCGCTCCCGTCCGGCGCGAGCGCCAGCGTGACGTACATCCGCGGTGGGCAGTCCAAGTCCGCCACGGTCACCCTGGGCTCGCTCCCCGCGAGCTGA
- a CDS encoding helix-turn-helix domain-containing protein: MKQPLSPAASLFGERVRRARVELGLSQETVAELALMHVTNFGKIERGVANPSLLTILRIACVLDTDIAALTEGLSSDHLPDELAVLNATDFIRERDRYLRG; the protein is encoded by the coding sequence ATGAAACAACCACTGTCCCCGGCTGCCAGCCTCTTCGGAGAGCGCGTGCGCCGGGCGCGGGTAGAGCTCGGACTCAGTCAGGAGACCGTCGCCGAGCTCGCCCTCATGCACGTCACCAACTTCGGCAAGATCGAGCGCGGCGTCGCCAATCCCAGCCTGCTGACGATCCTCCGGATCGCCTGCGTCCTCGACACCGACATCGCCGCGCTCACCGAGGGGCTGAGCAGCGACCACCTGCCGGACGAGCTCGCGGTGCTGAACGCGACGGATTTCATCCGCGAACGGGACCGTTATCTCCGCGGGTGA
- a CDS encoding carbon-nitrogen hydrolase family protein, with protein sequence MSAVGVAVVQFAPGDDRVHNRDLAAGLIAVAAARGARLVVLPEYSSFFTDPLGPAFARNAEPLDGDFVKALATAAETHGVHIIAGLVERTDEKHKFSNTLVAVDPAGDVVATYRKQHLYDAFGSRESDWVVPGELTEPAVLTVDGLAVGMQTCYDLRFPEVTRRLADAGAHLVAVPAEWVRGPLKEHHWSTLLAARAIENTLYMAAADHTPPLGVGASAIVDPMGVTVAGLAEQAGIAVAEASTERVAEVRERNPALTLRRYRVEPR encoded by the coding sequence GTGAGCGCTGTCGGAGTCGCGGTCGTCCAGTTCGCGCCGGGCGACGATCGGGTGCACAACAGGGATCTCGCCGCCGGGCTCATCGCCGTCGCGGCCGCGCGCGGAGCACGGCTCGTGGTTCTCCCGGAGTACTCGTCGTTCTTCACAGACCCGCTCGGACCCGCGTTCGCGCGCAACGCGGAGCCGCTCGACGGCGACTTCGTGAAGGCTCTCGCGACGGCGGCGGAGACGCACGGGGTGCACATCATCGCCGGGCTCGTGGAGCGCACCGACGAGAAGCACAAGTTCTCGAACACGCTCGTGGCCGTCGATCCGGCGGGCGACGTCGTGGCGACCTATCGGAAGCAGCACCTGTACGACGCCTTCGGCTCGCGGGAGTCGGACTGGGTGGTCCCGGGTGAGCTCACCGAGCCCGCCGTCTTAACGGTCGACGGCTTGGCCGTCGGCATGCAGACCTGCTACGACCTGCGCTTCCCCGAGGTCACGCGACGCCTGGCGGACGCAGGAGCGCACCTCGTCGCGGTACCCGCGGAGTGGGTGCGCGGTCCGCTCAAGGAGCACCACTGGTCCACGCTGCTCGCCGCGCGCGCCATCGAGAACACGCTCTACATGGCGGCGGCCGACCACACGCCTCCGCTCGGCGTCGGCGCGAGCGCGATCGTCGACCCGATGGGCGTCACCGTCGCGGGACTCGCCGAGCAGGCCGGGATAGCGGTGGCCGAGGCGTCGACCGAACGCGTCGCAGAGGTCAGGGAGCGGAACCCCGCGCTGACGCTCCGGAGGTACCGGGTCGAGCCCCGCTGA
- a CDS encoding pyridoxal phosphate-dependent aminotransferase: MTPSMPSGAWRRAAAGAGLLGSDGRVKATVFAEMSALAVRTGAINLGQGFPDEDGPAEVLEAAVRAIHDGVNQYPPGIGAPVLREAVGSHQRRFYGLEVDPDVEVLITAGATEAIAATLLALLEPGDEVVTFEPYYDEYAAVIALAGGVHRTVPLEPPAFLPDLERLRATVTDRTRVILVNSPHNPTGAVLDRETLTTIVELADRHDAVIVTDEVYEHLTFGVEHIPLASLPGARERTVSISSGGKTFNTTGWKVGWLTAPRELVTAVLAVKQFLTYVNAAPFQPAIAVGLGLPDAYFEGVAAGLAAKRDLLSAGLAEAGFGVFPSSGTYFVVADAGPLGYADSVELCRRLPELAGVVAVPLAAFSRDEYASSTRSLVRFAFCKRTGVLEEAARRLSALSGARPGTSGASARGSAP; encoded by the coding sequence ATGACCCCGTCGATGCCGTCAGGTGCGTGGCGGAGGGCTGCCGCCGGGGCGGGGCTCCTGGGCAGCGACGGTCGCGTCAAGGCCACCGTGTTCGCAGAGATGAGCGCCCTGGCCGTCCGCACCGGCGCGATCAACCTCGGGCAGGGGTTCCCCGACGAGGACGGCCCCGCCGAGGTCCTGGAGGCGGCCGTCCGCGCGATCCACGACGGCGTCAACCAGTACCCGCCCGGGATCGGGGCGCCCGTGCTCCGCGAGGCCGTGGGCTCGCACCAGCGCCGCTTCTACGGCCTTGAGGTCGATCCCGACGTCGAGGTGCTGATCACCGCGGGAGCGACGGAGGCGATCGCGGCGACCCTCCTGGCGCTCCTCGAACCGGGCGACGAGGTCGTGACCTTCGAGCCGTACTACGACGAGTATGCGGCGGTCATCGCGCTGGCCGGAGGCGTCCACCGCACGGTCCCGCTCGAACCGCCGGCCTTCCTCCCCGATCTGGAGCGCCTCCGCGCGACGGTGACGGACCGGACGCGGGTCATCCTCGTCAACTCTCCGCACAACCCGACGGGCGCGGTGCTCGACCGGGAGACTCTGACCACGATCGTCGAGCTGGCCGACCGCCATGACGCCGTCATCGTGACCGACGAGGTCTACGAGCACCTGACATTCGGAGTCGAGCACATCCCGCTGGCCTCGCTGCCCGGCGCGCGCGAGCGGACCGTGAGCATCTCCTCCGGCGGCAAGACCTTCAACACCACGGGGTGGAAGGTCGGGTGGCTGACGGCACCGCGGGAGCTCGTCACGGCCGTCCTCGCCGTGAAGCAGTTCCTCACCTACGTGAACGCAGCGCCGTTCCAGCCGGCCATCGCGGTCGGGCTCGGCCTTCCGGACGCCTACTTCGAGGGGGTCGCCGCCGGACTCGCCGCCAAGCGCGACCTCCTCTCCGCCGGGCTGGCCGAGGCCGGCTTCGGGGTCTTCCCCTCCTCCGGCACGTACTTCGTGGTGGCCGATGCGGGGCCGCTCGGCTATGCCGACTCGGTCGAACTGTGCCGGCGCCTGCCCGAGCTCGCCGGCGTCGTGGCCGTGCCGCTCGCCGCCTTCTCGCGCGACGAGTACGCGTCATCGACCCGCTCGCTCGTCCGGTTCGCCTTCTGCAAGCGGACCGGCGTCCTGGAGGAGGCCGCGCGGCGGCTCAGCGCCCTCAGCGGGGCTCGACCCGGTACCTCCGGAGCGTCAGCGCGGGGTTCCGCTCCCTGA
- a CDS encoding ABC transporter permease yields the protein MTSTFAEVRPAQRTPFARYRHSLWLLTKRDLRVRYSTSALGYIWSILDPLVMSGIYWFVFTVIFHRNVGENPYIVFLLAALLPWMWFNGAVSDGTRAFLREAKLIRSTMIPRTIWVNRIVASKGIEFLLSLPVLAFFAVLTGAKINVDILLFPLAIVIQTVLTVGVGLIVAPLVVFFRDLERAVKLALRFLFYASPIIYSARDLPGGCGNGIAAKHCAAYLATHPGAQSDTLFSLHFWSAFNPLTGIFSLYRATFFPEELDWFLVGVSAAMSLLLLGIGWLVFRRFERDVLKEI from the coding sequence GTGACCAGCACATTCGCCGAGGTGCGCCCTGCGCAGCGCACGCCGTTCGCGCGCTACCGGCACTCCCTGTGGCTGCTGACGAAGCGCGACCTCCGCGTCCGGTACTCCACGAGCGCGCTCGGGTACATCTGGTCGATCCTCGACCCGCTCGTCATGAGCGGGATCTACTGGTTCGTCTTCACGGTCATCTTCCACCGCAACGTCGGTGAGAACCCGTACATCGTCTTCCTGCTGGCCGCGCTCCTCCCGTGGATGTGGTTCAACGGCGCCGTCTCGGACGGCACCCGCGCGTTCCTCCGCGAAGCCAAACTGATCCGCTCGACGATGATCCCCCGGACGATCTGGGTGAACCGGATCGTCGCCTCGAAGGGCATCGAGTTCCTCCTCTCGCTGCCCGTGCTGGCGTTCTTCGCCGTGCTCACGGGGGCGAAGATCAACGTCGACATCCTCCTGTTCCCGCTCGCGATCGTCATCCAGACGGTGCTGACGGTCGGCGTCGGGCTGATCGTCGCGCCGCTGGTCGTCTTCTTCCGCGACCTCGAGCGCGCGGTCAAGCTCGCGCTCCGATTCCTCTTCTACGCGTCGCCGATCATCTACAGCGCCCGCGACCTTCCGGGCGGCTGCGGCAACGGCATCGCTGCGAAGCACTGCGCTGCTTATCTAGCCACCCACCCCGGCGCGCAGAGCGACACGCTGTTCTCGCTCCACTTCTGGTCGGCGTTCAACCCGCTCACGGGCATCTTCAGCCTCTACCGGGCCACGTTCTTCCCGGAGGAGCTGGACTGGTTCCTGGTCGGGGTGAGCGCGGCCATGTCCCTGCTCCTGCTCGGCATCGGCTGGCTCGTCTTCCGGCGGTTCGAGCGCGACGTCCTGAAGGAGATCTAG
- a CDS encoding glycosyltransferase family 2 protein encodes MADAAAPPAVGVVVLTQGTRPTELRRGLDSVLRQEGVRTDVVVVGNGWDPAGADPPLPDGVATLALPENLGIPAGRNSGVTAVEGEWLFFLDDDADIPSSTFLADAVALLEVRPDIGLIQPRLQDPAGRPAPRRWIPRIRKGDPGQSGNVFSVLEAAVVLPRAVFERAGGWAAPFFYAHEGIELAWRVWDQGKRVWYAGDLVAEHPATSPTRHAYYYRLNARNRVWLARRNLPLPLVPIYVGAWTGIQLLRWFRRPAVLRAWFGGWVEGWRSDPGERRPIRWRTVARMTVAGRPPVV; translated from the coding sequence GTGGCTGACGCCGCGGCGCCTCCTGCGGTCGGGGTCGTCGTCCTCACCCAGGGCACGCGACCGACTGAGCTCCGCCGCGGACTCGACTCCGTGCTGCGGCAGGAGGGCGTCCGGACCGACGTGGTCGTCGTCGGCAACGGCTGGGATCCCGCCGGAGCGGACCCGCCGCTCCCGGACGGCGTGGCGACTCTCGCCCTGCCGGAGAATCTCGGAATCCCCGCCGGGCGCAACAGCGGCGTCACGGCGGTCGAGGGGGAGTGGCTGTTCTTCCTCGACGACGATGCCGACATCCCCTCCTCGACGTTCCTCGCCGATGCCGTCGCGCTTCTCGAGGTCCGCCCGGACATCGGGCTGATCCAGCCCCGCCTGCAGGATCCGGCCGGCCGCCCCGCGCCACGGCGCTGGATCCCGCGGATCCGCAAGGGCGACCCGGGCCAGTCCGGCAACGTCTTCTCCGTGCTGGAGGCGGCCGTCGTGCTGCCCCGAGCCGTGTTCGAACGAGCGGGAGGCTGGGCGGCCCCCTTCTTCTACGCCCACGAGGGCATCGAGCTCGCCTGGAGGGTCTGGGACCAGGGCAAGCGCGTCTGGTATGCCGGCGACCTCGTCGCCGAGCACCCCGCCACGTCTCCCACGCGTCACGCGTACTACTACCGGCTGAACGCACGGAACCGGGTCTGGCTCGCCCGGCGCAACCTGCCGCTCCCGCTCGTGCCCATCTACGTGGGGGCCTGGACGGGCATTCAGCTGCTCCGCTGGTTCCGGCGCCCCGCCGTGCTCCGCGCGTGGTTCGGCGGCTGGGTGGAGGGGTGGCGCAGCGACCCGGGGGAGCGGCGTCCGATCAGATGGCGCACGGTCGCCCGGATGACCGTCGCGGGTCGGCCGCCGGTCGTCTGA